One genomic window of Corynebacterium massiliense DSM 45435 includes the following:
- a CDS encoding ComF family protein: protein MRTGDVLRGIGELILPRQCCGCERPGDVLCARCREELRRPPHPVTRPNDIGVPVFALGPYSQMRRNLIIGMKEKNNQPVRPLVGAVVAAGIAHLQARGELPGAVDLVPAPTRSRSARQRGGDPVAHMCQAAAQQLGGHTQVRSVLRIRGRVADQTSLSAADRWANMVHAIELVPQAGISGRAPRPVVVVDDVITTGATLAASARRLRGAGISVAGALVLADA from the coding sequence ATGCGGACGGGGGATGTGCTGCGCGGCATCGGGGAGCTTATCTTGCCGCGGCAGTGCTGCGGTTGCGAGCGGCCCGGAGACGTCCTGTGCGCTCGCTGCCGCGAGGAGCTGCGCCGCCCGCCGCACCCGGTGACGCGGCCGAACGATATTGGCGTGCCCGTCTTCGCTCTGGGGCCGTACTCGCAGATGCGGCGCAACCTGATCATCGGGATGAAGGAGAAAAACAACCAGCCGGTCCGCCCGCTTGTCGGCGCGGTGGTGGCGGCGGGGATAGCGCACCTGCAGGCCCGCGGTGAACTTCCAGGCGCGGTGGACCTGGTGCCCGCGCCGACACGGTCACGCTCGGCCCGCCAGCGCGGCGGGGATCCGGTCGCCCACATGTGCCAGGCTGCCGCGCAGCAGCTCGGTGGTCACACACAGGTGCGCTCGGTGCTGCGCATCCGCGGCAGGGTGGCGGATCAGACGTCGCTGAGCGCCGCGGATCGGTGGGCGAATATGGTGCACGCCATCGAGCTGGTGCCGCAGGCGGGCATATCCGGCCGCGCGCCGCGGCCCGTGGTTGTGGTCGACGACGTCATCACCACCGGCGCCACTCTCGCGGCAAGCGCGCGGCGCCTGCGCGGAGCTGGGATTTCCGTGGCAGGCGCGCTGGTTCTCGCAGACGCTTAA
- the hpf gene encoding ribosome hibernation-promoting factor, HPF/YfiA family, translating to MTEPTGDLNAQVTITGRNVEVPEHFQERVAGKLSKIERLDPTLTFFHVELQHEPNPRRDSESDRIQITATGKGHLARAEAKEDSFYAALETAIGKMERSLRKVKVRREHVKSGHRAAKGTGEMAAEMVAEAQKSRAEDQTAAAEQKEDRYVDPYADSIEDVRPGQVVRRKEHPATPMSVDDALSEMELVGHDFYLFIDEETQRPSVVYRRHAYDYGLISLTEDAQ from the coding sequence ATGACCGAGCCAACGGGCGATCTCAACGCACAGGTCACCATCACGGGACGCAATGTGGAGGTGCCGGAGCACTTCCAAGAGCGCGTGGCCGGCAAGCTGTCCAAGATCGAGCGCCTCGATCCCACCTTGACGTTCTTCCACGTCGAGCTCCAGCACGAGCCGAACCCGCGCCGGGATTCCGAGTCGGACCGCATCCAGATCACCGCGACCGGCAAGGGCCACCTCGCGCGCGCCGAGGCAAAGGAAGACTCCTTCTATGCCGCGCTGGAAACGGCGATCGGGAAGATGGAGCGCTCCCTGCGCAAGGTCAAGGTGCGCCGCGAGCACGTGAAGTCCGGTCACCGCGCCGCCAAGGGCACCGGCGAGATGGCGGCCGAGATGGTCGCGGAAGCGCAGAAGTCCCGCGCCGAGGACCAGACTGCGGCGGCAGAGCAGAAGGAAGACCGCTACGTCGACCCCTACGCGGATTCCATCGAGGACGTCCGCCCCGGCCAGGTCGTGCGCCGCAAGGAGCACCCGGCCACCCCGATGAGCGTGGACGACGCGCTGTCCGAGATGGAATTGGTCGGCCACGACTTCTACCTCTTCATTGATGAAGAGACCCAGCGGCCGTCGGTGGTCTACCGCCGCCACGCCTACGACTACGGTCTCATCTCTCTGACCGAGGATGCGCAGTAA
- the secA gene encoding preprotein translocase subunit SecA translates to MFGLSKLLRAGEGRMVKRLDKMAQNVIDLDDEYSALSDAELKAKTDEFKERLAAGETLNDILIEAFATVREAAWRVLNQKHFKVQIMGGAALHFGNVAEMKTGEGKTLTSLLPAYLNALEGKGVHIVTVNDYLAKRDAEMMGRVHRWLGLSVGVILSEMRPPERKKAYDADITYGTNNELGFDYLRDNMVRSLNDVVQRGHNFCIVDEVDSILIDEARTPLIISGPVNGTGKFYGVFAQLAPRMREGIHYEVDHKKRTVGVLEDGVAFVEDQLGIDNLYAPEHSQLVSYLNNALKAKELFTRDKDYIVRGGEVLIVDSFTGRILAGRRYNEGMHQAIEAKENVEIKNENQTLATITLQNYFRLYDKISGMTGTAETEAAELNSTYGLDVVQIPTNKPMIRKDEPDRIYKTQEAKFAAVVDDIAEHAEAGQPVLVGTTSVERSEYLSQLLQKRGIEHSVLNAKYHEEEGRIIARAGRPGTVTVATNMAGRGTDIVLGGNAEVILDEKLRNRGLDPFEDEEAYQEAWDAEIDEERERSKRLGDEVREAGGLYVLGTERHESRRIDNQLRGRSGRQGDPGKTRFYLSMRDELMVRFVGQAMENMMNRLNVPDDVPIDSKMVSNRIKGAQAQVENQNFEMRKNVLKYDEVLNEQRKVVYGERNAILNADDIQGNIRSMIDDTISGYVAGATANGYVEDWDLDQLWNALDSLYGPTMRPEDLVDGSEYGEPGELSAEQLRDALVTDAEHQYDELEDKISEIGGEKQMRNTERMVILPIIDQKWREHLYEMDYLKEGIGLRAMAQRDPLVEYQREGGDMFHAMNDGIKEETVRQLFLLRKQFDKEEAK, encoded by the coding sequence GTGTTTGGACTGTCCAAGCTTTTGCGCGCCGGTGAGGGGCGCATGGTCAAGCGCCTCGACAAGATGGCGCAAAACGTAATTGATCTGGATGACGAATACTCCGCCCTCTCCGACGCAGAGCTGAAGGCGAAGACTGACGAATTCAAGGAACGCTTGGCCGCCGGCGAAACGCTCAACGACATCCTCATTGAGGCTTTCGCCACCGTGCGCGAAGCGGCGTGGCGCGTGCTCAACCAGAAGCACTTCAAGGTGCAAATCATGGGCGGTGCGGCCCTGCACTTCGGCAACGTCGCCGAGATGAAGACTGGTGAAGGTAAGACGCTGACCTCGCTTCTGCCTGCCTACCTCAACGCGCTGGAGGGCAAGGGCGTCCACATCGTGACGGTCAACGATTACCTGGCCAAGCGTGACGCGGAGATGATGGGCCGTGTCCACCGCTGGCTGGGGCTTTCCGTGGGCGTCATCCTGTCCGAGATGCGCCCGCCGGAGCGCAAGAAGGCCTACGACGCCGATATCACTTACGGCACCAACAACGAGCTCGGCTTCGACTACCTGCGCGACAACATGGTCCGCAGCCTGAACGACGTGGTCCAGCGCGGCCACAACTTCTGCATCGTCGACGAGGTCGACTCCATTCTTATCGATGAAGCACGTACCCCGCTCATCATCTCCGGTCCGGTGAACGGCACCGGCAAGTTCTACGGCGTCTTCGCCCAGCTCGCGCCGCGCATGCGCGAGGGCATCCACTACGAGGTGGACCACAAGAAGCGCACGGTCGGCGTGCTCGAGGACGGCGTCGCGTTCGTGGAGGACCAGCTGGGCATCGATAACCTGTACGCCCCGGAGCACTCGCAGCTGGTGTCCTACCTCAACAACGCGCTGAAGGCCAAGGAGCTGTTCACCCGCGACAAGGACTACATTGTCCGCGGCGGCGAGGTCCTCATCGTCGATAGCTTCACCGGCCGCATCCTGGCCGGCCGTCGCTACAACGAAGGCATGCACCAGGCGATCGAGGCGAAAGAAAACGTCGAGATCAAAAACGAGAACCAGACCCTGGCGACCATCACGCTGCAGAACTACTTCCGCCTCTACGACAAAATCTCCGGCATGACCGGTACCGCCGAGACGGAGGCGGCCGAGCTGAACTCCACCTACGGTCTGGACGTCGTGCAGATCCCGACGAACAAGCCGATGATCCGCAAGGACGAGCCGGACCGCATTTACAAGACCCAGGAGGCCAAATTCGCGGCGGTGGTCGATGACATCGCCGAGCACGCTGAGGCCGGCCAGCCGGTGCTCGTGGGCACGACCTCCGTCGAGCGGTCGGAGTACCTGTCGCAGCTGCTGCAGAAACGCGGCATCGAGCACTCGGTGCTCAACGCGAAGTACCACGAGGAAGAGGGCCGCATCATCGCGCGCGCCGGGCGCCCCGGCACCGTCACCGTGGCGACGAACATGGCCGGCCGTGGTACCGACATCGTGCTCGGCGGCAACGCCGAGGTCATCCTCGATGAGAAGCTGCGCAACCGCGGCCTCGACCCCTTCGAGGACGAGGAGGCTTACCAGGAGGCGTGGGACGCCGAGATCGATGAGGAGCGCGAGCGCTCTAAGCGCCTCGGTGACGAGGTCCGCGAGGCCGGCGGCCTGTACGTCCTGGGCACTGAGCGCCACGAGTCGCGCCGCATCGACAATCAGCTCCGCGGCCGCTCCGGCCGTCAGGGCGATCCGGGCAAGACGCGGTTCTACCTGTCCATGCGCGACGAGCTGATGGTGCGTTTCGTCGGCCAAGCGATGGAGAACATGATGAACCGCCTCAACGTGCCGGACGATGTGCCGATCGACTCGAAGATGGTGTCCAACCGCATCAAGGGCGCGCAGGCCCAGGTGGAAAACCAGAACTTCGAGATGCGCAAGAACGTGCTCAAGTACGACGAGGTGCTCAACGAGCAGCGCAAGGTCGTCTACGGCGAGCGCAACGCCATCTTGAACGCCGACGACATCCAGGGCAACATCCGCTCGATGATCGACGACACCATTTCCGGCTACGTCGCGGGCGCCACCGCCAACGGCTACGTCGAGGACTGGGACCTGGATCAGCTGTGGAACGCGCTCGACTCCCTGTACGGCCCGACCATGCGCCCGGAGGATTTGGTCGACGGCTCCGAGTACGGCGAGCCGGGTGAGCTATCCGCAGAGCAGCTTCGCGATGCGCTGGTGACCGATGCCGAGCACCAGTACGACGAGCTGGAGGACAAGATCTCCGAGATCGGCGGCGAGAAGCAGATGCGCAACACCGAGCGCATGGTCATCCTGCCGATCATTGACCAGAAGTGGCGCGAGCACCTCTACGAGATGGACTACCTCAAGGAGGGCATCGGCCTGCGTGCGATGGCGCAGCGTGACCCGCTGGTGGAGTACCAGCGCGAGGGCGGCGACATGTTTCACGCCATGAACGACGGCATCAAGGAAGAGACCGTCCGCCAGCTGTTCCTGCTGCGCAAGCAGTTCGACAAGGAAGAAGCGAAGTAA
- a CDS encoding HAD-IA family hydrolase gives MRGLIVDYVGVLDGPEEEVKRWRTLLKEIKAADVSIAILSNDEGGPGAEPIREWEFRGDVDAVILSGDIGAEKPEKAAFEAAADALDLPLSDCVFVDDSVLNIRAAVDFGLLGLLYTVFDRTSVEVQAVFDIEGEF, from the coding sequence ATGCGCGGTCTCATCGTGGATTACGTCGGAGTCCTGGACGGTCCGGAAGAAGAAGTAAAGCGCTGGCGGACGCTGCTCAAGGAGATCAAGGCTGCCGACGTGTCCATCGCCATCCTCTCCAACGACGAGGGCGGTCCGGGCGCGGAGCCCATCCGCGAGTGGGAGTTCCGCGGCGACGTCGACGCGGTGATCCTCTCCGGTGACATCGGGGCTGAGAAGCCGGAAAAGGCTGCCTTCGAGGCGGCGGCGGACGCGCTCGACCTGCCGCTGTCCGACTGCGTGTTCGTTGACGATTCCGTGCTCAACATCCGCGCGGCGGTCGACTTCGGCCTGCTCGGCCTCTTGTACACGGTCTTCGACCGCACCAGCGTGGAGGTCCAGGCCGTCTTCGACATCGAGGGGGAATTCTAA
- a CDS encoding DUF6912 family protein gives MPTKTRVYVPATFEMLDQLSKQGAVHARNGWAFSVTPALEEYFTSGDEEEIAYSAFQEAALASIRLLAIGDETFPHRRVVISADVNSSAVHPDPEMGEAVVKLDPAEITPDMLAAIHVDIEESEAATQKAIEAIDAADLADEDAELIVGDALDNFMAFYHPDELPFIVELL, from the coding sequence GTGCCCACGAAGACGCGGGTGTACGTCCCCGCCACCTTCGAGATGCTCGACCAGCTGAGCAAACAGGGCGCGGTCCACGCGCGCAACGGCTGGGCCTTCAGCGTGACCCCGGCGCTCGAGGAGTACTTCACCTCGGGTGATGAAGAGGAGATCGCCTACTCGGCGTTCCAGGAGGCCGCGCTGGCGTCCATCCGCCTGCTGGCGATTGGCGATGAAACCTTCCCACACCGCCGCGTCGTCATCTCGGCGGACGTGAACTCCTCCGCCGTCCACCCAGACCCGGAGATGGGCGAGGCCGTGGTCAAGCTCGATCCGGCCGAGATCACGCCGGACATGCTCGCGGCGATCCACGTCGACATCGAAGAATCCGAGGCGGCTACCCAGAAGGCCATTGAGGCCATCGACGCCGCCGATCTCGCCGACGAGGACGCCGAGCTCATCGTGGGCGACGCGCTCGACAACTTCATGGCGTTCTACCACCCGGATGAGCTGCCGTTTATCGTCGAGCTGCTCTAG
- the rsgA gene encoding ribosome small subunit-dependent GTPase A codes for MAKRNLSSYDESDVRVRPKKTSRPRTKDRPAYKNAEYGMVITKDRGRWGVALDNGPEVTCIRARQLGRTSIEVGDRVGVVGDTSGKKDTLARIVKLAERQSVLRRTADDTDPYERIVVANADRLLIVTAVADPPPRAGFVERALVAAFVGNVHPVLCLTKTDLADPEPFAREFADLDITVVHAGVDDDLTEVKDVIAGHVTALVGHSGVGKSTLVNRLVPTAARETGEVSAVGKGRHTSTQSVALSLPANAGNGDGDGDGHGGWIVDTPGIRSFGLAHVDADTVIGVFSDLAAVTDACPRGCTHIGPPADPECGLDDPELIPPGTATARRRDAVRKLLVALRTNVEWEN; via the coding sequence ATGGCTAAACGCAACCTCTCTTCCTACGACGAATCGGACGTGCGCGTCCGCCCGAAGAAAACCTCCCGCCCGCGCACCAAGGACCGCCCCGCGTACAAGAACGCGGAGTACGGAATGGTCATCACCAAAGACCGCGGCCGCTGGGGCGTGGCCCTCGATAACGGACCCGAGGTCACGTGCATCCGCGCCCGCCAGCTGGGGCGCACCTCCATCGAGGTCGGCGACCGCGTTGGCGTTGTCGGCGATACGTCGGGGAAAAAGGACACGCTGGCGCGCATCGTCAAGCTCGCGGAGCGCCAGTCAGTGCTGCGCCGCACCGCGGACGACACCGACCCCTACGAGCGCATCGTCGTGGCCAACGCGGACCGGCTGCTCATCGTCACCGCGGTGGCGGATCCCCCGCCACGCGCAGGGTTTGTGGAACGCGCGCTCGTCGCCGCGTTCGTGGGCAACGTCCACCCCGTGTTGTGCCTGACCAAGACGGACCTTGCGGATCCGGAACCGTTCGCCCGCGAGTTCGCCGATCTTGATATCACCGTGGTGCACGCGGGTGTCGATGACGACCTCACCGAGGTCAAGGACGTCATTGCCGGCCACGTGACCGCCCTGGTGGGCCACTCCGGCGTGGGCAAATCCACCCTGGTCAACCGGCTCGTCCCCACGGCCGCCCGGGAAACGGGCGAGGTCTCCGCGGTGGGCAAAGGCCGCCACACCTCGACTCAGTCGGTGGCGCTGAGCCTGCCGGCCAACGCCGGGAACGGGGACGGAGACGGGGACGGGCACGGCGGGTGGATCGTGGATACCCCCGGCATCCGTTCGTTTGGGCTCGCGCATGTCGATGCCGACACCGTCATCGGGGTCTTTTCCGACCTGGCCGCGGTTACCGATGCCTGCCCCCGCGGCTGCACCCACATCGGACCGCCGGCCGACCCGGAGTGCGGGTTGGACGATCCGGAGCTCATCCCGCCGGGGACCGCGACCGCGCGGCGCCGCGATGCCGTGCGCAAGCTGCTGGTCGCGCTGCGCACGAACGTCGAGTGGGAGAACTAA
- the aroA gene encoding 3-phosphoshikimate 1-carboxyvinyltransferase — protein MVSIMGGMSESWSAPRATSPITWAQHLPGSKSITNRAFIITALADSPSVLRRPLASRDTDLMAAALKAMGVGIDTHGAEVHVTPAPLHGAEIDCGLAGTVMRFIPPVAALADGPVTIDGDDQARQRPLKVMLDALRELGVEVEGDGLPATLSSPGVPAGREITIDASQSSQFVSGLLLSGARFTNGLTLRHEGGALPSLPHVEMTVGMLRAAGVTIDSDDTSWTVHPGPIKGGTWNIEPDLTNAAPFLAAAAVTGGRVTIKDYPASTRQPGDRFRHILMDMGATINQEPTFCTALGAADGQLHGIDIDMSDIGELVPTVAALAALADSPTRIRGVAHLRGHETDRLNALATNLNSLGGDVTEEADGLTINPARLHGGTWQVYGDHRMVTAGAILGLRVEDVVVDDVAAVSKTIPGFDRMWQTMLDEGMQERNG, from the coding sequence ATGGTCTCTATTATGGGCGGTATGTCTGAATCCTGGTCCGCTCCTCGTGCCACCAGCCCGATTACCTGGGCGCAGCACCTGCCCGGCTCGAAGTCGATCACCAACCGCGCGTTCATCATCACCGCGCTCGCTGATTCCCCGTCCGTCCTGCGCCGGCCGCTGGCCTCGCGGGACACCGACCTGATGGCGGCGGCGCTCAAGGCGATGGGCGTGGGCATCGACACGCACGGCGCCGAGGTGCACGTCACCCCCGCACCCCTCCACGGCGCGGAGATCGACTGTGGCCTCGCCGGTACGGTCATGCGTTTCATCCCGCCGGTAGCCGCGCTTGCCGATGGCCCCGTCACCATCGACGGCGACGACCAGGCCCGGCAACGACCGCTGAAAGTGATGCTGGACGCACTGCGCGAGCTGGGTGTGGAAGTGGAGGGCGACGGCCTGCCCGCCACGCTGAGCTCCCCGGGCGTTCCGGCCGGCAGGGAGATCACTATTGATGCGTCGCAGTCCTCGCAGTTCGTCTCCGGGCTGTTGCTGTCCGGCGCGCGCTTTACTAACGGGCTCACCCTCCGCCACGAGGGCGGCGCGCTGCCGTCGCTGCCGCACGTGGAGATGACCGTGGGCATGCTGCGCGCGGCCGGTGTCACCATCGATTCCGACGACACCTCGTGGACCGTGCACCCCGGCCCGATCAAGGGCGGGACGTGGAACATCGAGCCGGACCTCACCAACGCCGCGCCCTTCCTCGCCGCGGCGGCGGTCACCGGCGGGCGGGTAACCATCAAGGATTACCCGGCCTCCACCCGCCAGCCCGGCGACCGGTTCCGCCACATCCTCATGGATATGGGCGCGACCATTAACCAGGAGCCGACGTTTTGCACCGCCCTCGGCGCCGCAGACGGGCAGCTGCACGGCATCGACATCGACATGTCCGACATCGGCGAGCTCGTCCCCACTGTCGCAGCGCTGGCGGCCTTGGCAGATTCGCCCACCCGCATCCGCGGCGTGGCGCACCTGCGCGGCCACGAGACAGACCGCCTCAACGCCCTGGCCACGAACTTGAACTCGCTTGGCGGCGACGTCACCGAAGAAGCCGACGGGCTCACTATCAACCCCGCCCGCCTGCACGGCGGCACGTGGCAGGTCTACGGCGACCACCGCATGGTCACCGCCGGCGCCATTCTGGGCCTGCGGGTAGAAGACGTGGTCGTCGACGACGTCGCGGCAGTATCCAAGACCATCCCGGGATTCGACCGGATGTGGCAGACCATGCTCGACGAGGGCATGCAGGAGCGCAATGGCTAA
- a CDS encoding SOS response-associated peptidase yields MCGRFVLFATDDLLDHMGALPGVEEAHAPRNLPPARYNIAPTQVIPIVRLKEGLAQLDPARWGLLPHWKKDLDGPPLFNARAETVAKKPSFRDAFKAAHNSGRCLIPMDGYYEWKPEDGGKQPYFVTLGEGKTMWAAGLWATGMDQLSATIVTTAAAEPMDWLHDRLPRFLAPEEMRQWTDGSPEEAAELLHPAPAELRESFHLYAVDKAVGNTRNDYRELLGDLTDRGNAPRNLQ; encoded by the coding sequence ATGTGTGGACGATTCGTGCTCTTCGCAACCGACGATCTGCTGGACCACATGGGAGCCCTCCCCGGGGTGGAAGAGGCCCATGCCCCGCGCAATCTCCCGCCGGCGCGCTACAACATCGCCCCGACGCAAGTCATCCCGATCGTGCGGCTCAAAGAGGGGCTCGCACAGCTCGACCCTGCCCGGTGGGGGCTCTTGCCGCACTGGAAGAAGGACCTCGACGGCCCGCCCTTGTTCAACGCCCGCGCCGAGACCGTGGCGAAGAAGCCGTCCTTCCGCGACGCGTTCAAGGCGGCGCATAACTCGGGCCGCTGCCTTATCCCCATGGACGGCTACTACGAGTGGAAGCCCGAAGACGGCGGCAAGCAGCCGTACTTTGTCACCCTGGGGGAGGGGAAAACGATGTGGGCAGCCGGCCTGTGGGCGACGGGCATGGACCAGTTGTCTGCCACCATCGTCACCACCGCTGCCGCCGAGCCCATGGACTGGCTGCACGATAGGCTGCCGCGGTTTCTCGCACCGGAAGAGATGCGGCAGTGGACCGATGGCTCGCCGGAGGAGGCCGCGGAGCTGCTGCACCCGGCACCTGCGGAACTGCGCGAATCGTTCCACCTGTATGCCGTGGACAAGGCGGTGGGCAACACCCGCAATGACTACCGCGAACTGTTGGGGGATCTGACCGATCGGGGCAACGCGCCCCGCAACCTACAATGA
- a CDS encoding sigma-70 family RNA polymerase sigma factor yields MARSSGNAAGEADTSEADTVDDPARAFEAQALPLLDQLYGGALRMTRNPQDAEDLVQETYLKAYKNFHSFKQGTNLKAWLYRIMTNTYINSYRKQKRRPQESSAEDLTDSQLYTTSAHDSTGLESAEVEALKAMPDTKITQAMAELPEDYRMVVYYADVEQLAYKEIAEIMDTPLGTVMSRLHRGRKLLRKALKDVARDRGIGLDHPDMED; encoded by the coding sequence ATGGCTAGAAGTTCTGGGAACGCGGCCGGCGAGGCTGACACTAGCGAGGCTGACACGGTGGACGACCCCGCCCGTGCCTTCGAGGCCCAGGCGCTTCCTTTGCTCGACCAGCTCTACGGCGGCGCGCTGCGCATGACCCGCAACCCGCAGGACGCTGAGGACCTGGTGCAGGAGACCTACCTCAAGGCCTACAAGAACTTCCACTCCTTCAAACAGGGCACCAATTTGAAGGCCTGGCTGTACCGGATCATGACGAATACGTACATCAATTCGTACCGCAAGCAGAAGCGCCGCCCGCAGGAATCCTCCGCCGAGGATCTGACGGACTCGCAGCTGTATACCACCTCCGCGCACGACTCGACTGGCCTGGAGTCGGCGGAGGTTGAGGCGCTGAAGGCGATGCCGGACACGAAGATCACCCAGGCGATGGCGGAGCTGCCGGAGGACTACCGAATGGTGGTTTACTACGCCGACGTGGAGCAGCTGGCCTATAAGGAAATCGCGGAAATCATGGACACTCCGCTGGGGACTGTCATGAGCCGGCTGCATAGGGGAAGAAAATTGCTCCGGAAGGCGTTGAAGGATGTGGCTCGCGATCGCGGAATCGGTTTAGACCACCCGGATATGGAGGACTAG
- a CDS encoding anti-sigma factor — protein MSYEEDNECTGCSSREVEALLRELLDTPQSAQRQREIRVRLAACSHCLDRLRVEEIVRSMMRECCHSVEAPERLRRKITVQIRSTETSTSTSYTEYRWS, from the coding sequence ATGAGCTACGAAGAGGACAACGAGTGCACCGGGTGTAGCTCGCGCGAAGTAGAAGCGCTTTTACGTGAGCTTCTAGATACGCCCCAGTCAGCGCAGCGACAGCGCGAGATCCGCGTCCGCCTCGCCGCCTGCTCGCATTGCCTGGACCGCCTCCGGGTGGAAGAGATTGTGCGCTCCATGATGCGGGAGTGCTGCCACTCCGTCGAAGCTCCCGAGCGGCTGCGCCGCAAGATCACCGTGCAGATCCGCAGCACCGAGACCAGCACGAGCACCTCGTACACCGAGTACCGCTGGTCCTAA
- a CDS encoding SLC13 family permease, translating into MTSPVGLTVVGLCTILLTVGILIRGKVNPIVPMTLVPIAAALLTGHGFGDVGDFFGEGLESVMNVVVMFIFAIIFFGILQDVGLFTPIITWLMRLTKGNVVAVTTGTAAIGVVAHLDGSGSTTFLLTIPALLPLYKEIGISRYVLITIVALAASVMNMVPWGGPLGRAGAVVAEDPNQIWVKLLPIQAAAVILVLIAAALLGMREQRKLRARVAVNAGGAGVRDDAAANPEAGSGVDVDRLATEFAARQKEERDKAAYTYRRGRGVV; encoded by the coding sequence ATGACGTCCCCTGTTGGGCTGACCGTTGTCGGCCTTTGCACAATCCTTCTCACGGTCGGCATCCTGATCCGCGGGAAGGTCAACCCGATTGTTCCTATGACCCTCGTGCCCATTGCGGCGGCCTTACTTACGGGGCACGGCTTCGGCGACGTCGGGGACTTTTTCGGGGAGGGGCTAGAGTCCGTGATGAACGTCGTGGTGATGTTCATCTTCGCGATCATCTTTTTCGGCATTCTCCAGGACGTGGGGCTGTTTACCCCGATCATCACCTGGCTGATGCGGCTCACAAAGGGAAACGTAGTGGCCGTGACGACGGGCACCGCGGCCATTGGCGTGGTGGCGCACCTAGACGGATCTGGGTCGACCACTTTCTTGCTCACAATTCCGGCCCTTCTGCCGTTGTATAAGGAGATCGGAATCTCGCGGTACGTGCTCATCACCATCGTGGCGCTGGCTGCCTCCGTTATGAACATGGTCCCGTGGGGCGGACCGTTGGGGCGCGCTGGGGCTGTGGTGGCAGAGGATCCGAACCAGATCTGGGTGAAGTTGCTTCCCATTCAGGCGGCCGCAGTCATCCTCGTGCTTATTGCTGCTGCGCTGCTGGGCATGCGAGAGCAGCGGAAATTACGTGCCCGAGTCGCCGTAAATGCAGGGGGAGCGGGCGTGCGTGACGATGCCGCCGCTAACCCCGAGGCCGGCTCAGGCGTCGACGTTGATCGGCTCGCCACGGAGTTCGCCGCCCGTCAGAAAGAGGAGCGCGACAAGGCGGCATACACCTACCGCCGCGGGCGTGGCGTTGTTTGA
- a CDS encoding 50S ribosomal protein bL37, with protein MSSKRARKRKDRRKNKANHRKRPNA; from the coding sequence ATGAGTAGTAAGCGTGCTCGCAAGCGTAAGGACCGCCGCAAGAACAAGGCTAACCACCGTAAGCGTCCGAACGCCTAA